A section of the Streptomyces sp. NBC_01591 genome encodes:
- a CDS encoding ABC transporter ATP-binding protein: MSSHVPPRSAAPAGAPIPADAPVLELRALTRTHGSGIAEVHALRGVNLSVYAGELVAVMGPSGSGKSTLLTIAGGLDTATSGQVVIEGQDIAGLGRKGVAALRRRSVGYVFQDYNLIPALTAAENIALPRELDGVSVRKARKEARAALEEMKLLEIADRFPDEMSGGQQQRVAIARALVGDRRLVLADEPTGALDSETGEKVLALLRSRCDQGAAGVMVTHEPRYAAWADRVVFLRDGSIVDQTLNGSADADSLLASEAAK, translated from the coding sequence ATGTCCTCGCACGTCCCGCCCCGATCCGCGGCGCCGGCCGGCGCACCCATACCGGCCGACGCTCCGGTGCTCGAACTCCGGGCGCTCACCCGCACCCACGGCTCCGGCATCGCCGAGGTGCACGCCCTGCGCGGCGTCAACCTCTCCGTGTACGCCGGTGAACTCGTCGCCGTGATGGGCCCGTCCGGCTCCGGCAAGTCGACCCTGCTGACCATCGCGGGCGGTCTCGACACCGCGACCAGCGGCCAGGTCGTCATCGAGGGCCAGGACATCGCCGGACTCGGCCGCAAGGGCGTCGCCGCCCTGCGCCGCCGCAGCGTCGGCTATGTCTTCCAGGACTACAACCTGATCCCCGCCCTCACCGCCGCCGAGAACATCGCCCTGCCGCGCGAACTCGACGGTGTCTCCGTCCGCAAGGCCCGCAAGGAGGCTCGGGCGGCGCTGGAGGAGATGAAGCTGCTGGAGATCGCCGACCGGTTCCCGGACGAGATGTCCGGCGGCCAGCAGCAGCGTGTCGCGATCGCCCGTGCGCTGGTGGGGGACCGGCGCCTGGTGCTCGCCGACGAGCCGACCGGAGCACTCGACTCCGAGACCGGCGAGAAGGTGCTCGCGCTGCTGCGCAGCCGCTGCGACCAGGGCGCGGCCGGCGTGATGGTGACGCATGAGCCGCGGTACGCGGCCTGGGCGGACCGGGTCGTGTTCCTCCGGGACGGTTCGATCGTCGACCAGACGCTCAACGGCTCCGCCGACGCCGACTCGCTCCTCGCCTCCGAGGCCGCCAAGTGA
- a CDS encoding PadR family transcriptional regulator, with translation MSIRHGLLALLERGPRYGSQLRTEFESRTGSTWPLNVGQVYTTLSRLERDGLVVQDDEDDQGHALYAITDDGRTELRNWFETPVDRSNPPRDELAIKLAMAVGAPGVDIRAVIQSQRHHTLKAMQDYTRLKAQSLSDVPANRDEVAWLLVLEQLIFQAEAEARWLDHCETRLVRLAEAAATEPDPEIRTTGRAASRVTLPRSRR, from the coding sequence ATGTCGATCCGTCACGGGCTGCTGGCCCTTCTGGAGCGGGGGCCCCGGTACGGCTCCCAGCTCCGTACCGAATTCGAATCGCGCACCGGCTCCACCTGGCCGCTCAACGTCGGCCAGGTGTACACGACGCTCAGCCGGCTGGAGCGCGACGGCCTGGTCGTCCAGGACGACGAGGACGACCAGGGGCACGCCCTCTACGCGATCACCGACGACGGACGCACCGAGCTGCGGAACTGGTTCGAGACGCCCGTCGACCGCAGCAACCCGCCCCGCGACGAACTGGCCATCAAGCTCGCCATGGCGGTCGGCGCGCCCGGGGTCGACATCCGTGCCGTCATCCAGTCCCAGCGCCACCACACCCTGAAGGCGATGCAGGACTACACCCGCCTCAAGGCGCAGTCGCTCAGCGACGTCCCGGCCAACCGCGACGAGGTCGCCTGGCTGCTCGTGCTGGAGCAGCTGATCTTCCAGGCGGAGGCCGAGGCGCGCTGGCTGGACCACTGCGAGACCCGACTGGTCCGCCTCGCCGAGGCCGCCGCCACGGAGCCGGACCCAGAGATCCGTACGACCGGCCGCGCCGCGTCCCGTGTCACCCTCCCGCGCAGCCGACGCTGA